In one Arenibacter antarcticus genomic region, the following are encoded:
- a CDS encoding glycosyltransferase codes for MKKSLLIIGYVWPEPNTTAAGGRMLQLIHFFLEQGYKITFASTAVESEFSFDLEQLGVCKRTIQLNHNSFDDFLTELNPTTVLFDRFMTEEQFGWKVAKYLPDAVRILDTEDLHSLRMARQIAYKKSVPFSEEDWLESEIAKREMASIYRSDLSLIISLFEMDLLKKTLNIHSGIVLHLPMMFTRITSKESGGWLSFDEKSDFICLGNGKHAPNVDAVKRLKNEIWPLIHKELPRAKLRVYGAYLPIGVTQMHDPKKGFYIMGHAKDSREVISQARINLAPLSFGAGIKGKLLEGMLCGTPSITTAIGAEGICTTLPWNGLIVTDSLTFANAAIALYQNKTEWENTQQNGVAIINKFYDKELIQERLLLKIEGIQLDLKSHRAQNFIGSMLQHHTLASTKYMSKWIAEKNKKV; via the coding sequence ATGAAAAAAAGTTTATTGATTATTGGTTATGTATGGCCAGAACCGAATACTACTGCCGCTGGAGGTAGGATGCTACAGTTGATACATTTTTTTTTAGAGCAGGGGTACAAGATCACTTTTGCTAGTACGGCAGTAGAAAGTGAGTTTTCCTTTGATTTGGAGCAGTTGGGGGTCTGTAAAAGAACGATTCAGCTTAACCATAATAGCTTTGATGACTTTCTAACGGAACTTAATCCGACCACAGTGCTTTTTGATCGTTTTATGACCGAGGAGCAGTTTGGATGGAAAGTTGCCAAATACCTGCCCGATGCGGTTCGCATTTTGGATACGGAAGATCTACACTCCTTAAGGATGGCAAGACAGATTGCTTATAAAAAAAGCGTACCATTTTCGGAGGAAGATTGGTTGGAATCGGAGATTGCTAAAAGGGAAATGGCCAGTATATATCGATCAGACCTAAGCCTCATCATTTCCTTGTTCGAAATGGATCTCCTTAAAAAGACACTGAACATACATAGTGGTATAGTACTTCATTTACCCATGATGTTTACTAGAATTACATCCAAAGAAAGTGGAGGTTGGCTCAGTTTTGATGAAAAATCAGACTTTATATGTTTAGGTAATGGGAAACATGCACCAAACGTAGATGCTGTAAAACGACTAAAGAATGAGATATGGCCCTTAATCCACAAGGAGCTTCCCAGGGCTAAGTTACGTGTTTATGGCGCCTATTTACCCATAGGTGTTACACAAATGCACGATCCAAAAAAGGGATTTTATATTATGGGGCACGCCAAGGACAGTAGAGAGGTAATTTCCCAGGCACGTATAAATTTGGCTCCCCTTAGTTTTGGGGCGGGAATTAAAGGAAAGTTGTTAGAGGGGATGCTTTGTGGGACACCCAGTATTACTACCGCTATTGGGGCTGAAGGAATCTGTACTACTTTACCGTGGAACGGACTAATTGTAACCGACTCCCTGACATTTGCCAATGCGGCCATTGCGTTATATCAAAATAAGACGGAATGGGAAAATACGCAACAGAATGGGGTGGCCATAATTAATAAATTTTATGATAAAGAACTGATTCAAGAGCGGTTATTGTTGAAAATTGAGGGAATTCAACTCGATCTGAAATCGCATCGTGCCCAGAATTTTATTGGTTCTATGCTACAGCATCATACCCTTGCAAGCACTAAATATATGTCCAAATGGATAGCGGAAAAAAACAAGAAAGTTTAA